In the Defluviitalea raffinosedens genome, one interval contains:
- a CDS encoding ABC transporter substrate-binding protein, with product MVSAVGCGDKTEESNNLVIYCPHPLEFINPLVSEFEAQTGISVEVVAAGTGELLKRVESEKDNPLGDIFWGGSLSTIKPQQDLFENYQSANEEYVYDDMKNVEGPLTRFTNIPSVIMVNTDLIGDIKVEGYEDLLNPELKGKIAFSDPAKSSSSYEHLINMLYAMGNGDPEKGWDYVEKLCSNLDSKLLSGSSAVYKGVADGEYTVGLTFEEAAAKYVSDGAPIKIVYMKEGVIAKPDGVYIIKNAKNMENAKKFIDFITGKDAQTIIIEKLNRRSVRKDVPAPKGLEKLENINLIYDDEEVVIAKKQEWLDRFKEIFTNAQ from the coding sequence ATGGTATCTGCTGTAGGCTGTGGGGATAAAACAGAGGAATCCAATAATTTAGTTATATATTGTCCTCACCCATTAGAATTTATTAATCCTCTTGTAAGTGAGTTTGAAGCACAAACAGGTATTTCTGTGGAGGTAGTAGCTGCTGGTACCGGGGAACTTTTAAAAAGGGTTGAATCAGAAAAAGACAATCCATTAGGAGATATTTTCTGGGGTGGTTCCCTTTCTACAATAAAACCTCAGCAGGATTTATTTGAAAATTATCAATCTGCCAATGAAGAGTATGTATATGATGATATGAAAAATGTAGAAGGACCCTTAACAAGATTTACCAATATACCAAGTGTTATTATGGTGAATACAGATTTGATAGGAGATATCAAAGTAGAAGGCTATGAGGATTTACTTAATCCAGAGTTAAAAGGAAAGATTGCGTTCAGTGATCCTGCAAAATCATCATCTTCTTATGAACATTTGATTAATATGCTTTATGCCATGGGAAATGGAGATCCAGAAAAAGGTTGGGATTATGTTGAAAAGTTATGCAGCAATCTTGACAGTAAATTGCTCAGCGGTTCTTCAGCGGTTTATAAAGGTGTAGCTGACGGTGAATATACAGTAGGTCTTACTTTTGAAGAAGCAGCAGCAAAGTACGTATCCGATGGCGCCCCTATAAAAATTGTATATATGAAAGAAGGGGTTATTGCAAAACCAGATGGTGTTTACATTATAAAAAATGCTAAAAACATGGAAAATGCTAAGAAGTTTATCGATTTTATAACAGGGAAAGATGCCCAAACCATTATTATTGAAAAGCTGAACAGACGTTCTGTCAGAAAAGACGTTCCGGCACCTAAAGGACTTGAAAAACTCGAAAATATAAATTTGATTTATGATGATGAAGAGGTTGTTATTGCAAAAAAGCAAGAATGGTTAGACAGATTTAAAGAGATATTCACAAACGCACAGTAA